The following are encoded together in the Phaseolus vulgaris cultivar G19833 chromosome 9, P. vulgaris v2.0, whole genome shotgun sequence genome:
- the LOC137820484 gene encoding uncharacterized protein gives MGSQVSKQMERRKTIHTEKKVLSDLKTSGEEYPGSEYRPEDRKNWMSGLNPEKLRINQIVWPGTHDSATNKIGIPLVTRPFAQCQSLSIYRQLVLGTRVVDIRVQENRRICHGILATYSVDVVLNDLKKFLSETESEIIILEIRTEYGHEDPPEFDKYLEEQLGEFLIPQDEGVFGKSIAELLPKRVICVWKPRKSAQPKAGSPLWSAGFLKDNWVNTDLPSTKFDANLKHLSEHPPVTSRKYFYRVENTVTPVADNPVLCVKPVTRRIHGYARLFIAQCFAKAIADRLQVLSTDFIDQDFVDACVGLTHARVEGRA, from the coding sequence ATGGGTTCTCAAGTGTCTAAACAGATGGAACGGAGGAAGACGATTCACACCGAGAAGAAAGTTCTCTCCGATCTGAAAACGTCCGGAGAAGAGTACCCTGGCTCCGAGTACCGCCCTGAAGACAGGAAAAACTGGATGTCCGGTCTGAACCCAGAGAAACTCCGCATCAACCAGATCGTGTGGCCTGGAACGCACGACTCGGCCACCAACAAAATCGGCATCCCCCTGGTCACTCGCCCTTTCGCCCAGTGCCAATCCCTCTCCATATACCGCCAGCTGGTCCTTGGCACCCGCGTCGTTGACATTCGAGTCCAAGAAAACCGTCGCATCTGCCACGGCATCCTGGCCACCTACAGCGTCGACGTGGTCCTGAACGACTTGAAGAAGTTCCTGTCCGAGACAGAGTCGGAGATCATCATCCTGGAGATCAGGACAGAGTACGGGCACGAGGACCCACCGGAATTCGACAAGTACTTGGAGGAGCAGTTGGGAGAGTTTCTGATCCCTCAGGACGAGGGCGTTTTCGGGAAGAGCATCGCGGAGTTGTTGCCGAAGAGAGTTATCTGCGTTTGGAAGCCCAGAAAATCGGCGCAGCCCAAAGCAGGGAGTCCTCTGTGGAGTGCGGGGTTTCTGAAGGACAATTGGGTGAACACGGATCTCCCTTCCACCAAGTTCGACGCCAATTTAAAGCACTTGAGCGAGCACCCACCCGTTACGTCGCGCAAGTACTTCTACAGGGTGGAGAACACCGTGACGCCCGTTGCCGATAACCCCGTTCTCTGCGTGAAACCCGTTACACGACGCATTCATGGGTACGCCAGGCTCTTCATCGCACAGTGCTTCGCTAAAGCCATCGCGGATAGGCTTCAGGTTCTCTCCACGGATTTCATCGACCAAGATTTTGTTGATGCCTGCGTCGGACTCACTCATGCAAGGGTCGAAGGCAGAGCCTGA
- the LOC137823205 gene encoding uncharacterized protein, translated as MDFKVTVLFVLCEFEQNCERKVLVKEEDWKWKRMEGEDDIGRWVLEFLLRNPPALAGNNLIKNVFRRISVSDANSLIKKTILLRSLRDHLSTLSINDSLLNTLEHLEELLRRDASPVTATMTAAYCAVAVDCTLKFLQVNLHHHNSAYLRAVNRIWRARVPRMNGSDSREGSLLFSAELERWSSDFEASLSDSQVRERLASIDARKDSIMKLEAFLAEAWADLGPSFLQLAASLHASRAPQHQEGEIQMCSSAAAENLHLTTTNEVEKVGDCISGELQMLAKDSLLNSFEGNEEAPTEKQSGEADVSCSHDINNNEADPMEKDRTSIPQNCDRRPSLMEKNITARVYEWDDSIDDVDGGTSNYASRFNLPTPKRRTLSPLKMYKPARITKRRKVNKWSQLEEETLRTAVEKFGRGNWKLILNSHKDIFEERTEVDLKDKWRNMTRYGCK; from the exons ATGGATTTTAAGGTGACGGTTCTATTTGTATTGTGTGAATTTGAACAGAATTGTGAAAGAAAAGTTTTGGTTAAAGAAGAAGATTGGAAGTGGAAGCGGATGGAGGGTGAGGATGATATAGGGCGTTGGGTGTTAGAGTTCCTTCTTCGGAACCCGCCGGCACTCGCAGGCAATAACCTAATTAAAAATGTGTTTCGGAGAATCTCCGTTTCTGACGCCAATTCCCTCATCAAGAAGACCATTCTCCTCAGATCTCTTCGTGACCACCTCTCCACTCTCTCCATCAATGATTCCCTTCTCAATACCCTCGAACACCTCGAGGAACTCCTTCGCCGCGACGCCTCTCCTGTCACCGCCACCATGACCGCTGCCTACTGCGCCGTTGCGGTCGATTGCACGCTCAAGTTCCTGCAAGTGAATCTCCACCATCACAACTCTGCTTACCTCCGCGCCGTCAACAGGATATGGCGAGCTAGGGTTCCGCGCATGAACGGCTCCGATTCCAGAGAGGGAAGCCTTCTGTTCTCGGCGGAGTTGGAGCGGTGGAGTAGCGACTTCGAAGCTTCCCTTTCGGATTCGCAAGTGAGGGAGAGGTTGGCCTCCATCGATGCCAGAAAGGATTCCATCATGAAGCTTGAGGCTTTTCTGGCGGAAGCCTGGGCCGATTTGGGCCCTTCTTTTCTTCAATTAGCGGCGTCATTGCACGCGAGCAGGGCCCCACAACACCAAGAGGGAG AAATTCAGATGTGTAGCAGTGCTGCTGCTGAGAATTTGCATTTAACAACAACTAATGAAGTTGAAAAGGTTGGGGATTGCATTTCTGGGGAGTTGCAAATGTTGGCTAAGGATTCTCTGCTTAATTCTTTTGAAGGGAATGAGGAGGCACCTACTGAAAAGCAGAGTGGAGAGGCAGATGTATCTTGCTCACATGACATTAATAATAATGAGGCTGATCCCATGGAAAAGGATCGAACTTCTATCCCTCAGAATTGTGACCGAAGGCCTAGTTTGatggaaaaaaatattaccGCTCGTGTTTACGAG TGGGATGATTCAATAGACGACGTGGACGGTGGAACATCAAACTATGCAAGTAGATTTAATTTGCCTACTCCAAAGAGGAGAACACTTTCTCCATTGAAGATGTATAAACCAGCACGCATTACAAAGAGGAGAAAAGTAAATAAATGGAGTCAGTTAGAAGAGGAGACGCTTAGGACTGCCGTAGAAAA GTTTGGCAGGGGAAATTGGAAGTTAATCCTAAATTCTCACAAAGATATATTTGAAGAGAGAACTGAA gTTGATTTGAAGGACAAGTGGAGAAATATGACGCGGTATGGGTGCAAATGA
- the LOC137823207 gene encoding uncharacterized protein: protein MDLQEKLFLAALLILAAAIQETQADTMVTGTVFCDQCKDGQRSLLDYPVNGAKVTLSCADSNGQIIMSREETTNWFGSYTMRFDGAPDLSGCSAHVSGSGQGSMGCGEGAGPSQNPKLMFRMFDMEMYTVDSLLAQPSQPMQYCSRSSNPVPAPVTPPKSTPPFKLPPVPELPPLPSLPPLPSLPPLPPMIFAEASACPSEKWTMSEYKCYWRGVNRDTKVALAFGMVAARRYGTDITLWHGLQGKGDPYRTLLREGITALLNSYNSLQFSYHPIGVVEHMNLALMGSNRSVLLTALRFKRANSGAGNVTCKFTTCK, encoded by the exons ATGGACTTGCAAGAGAAGCTTTTCTTAGCAGCACTTCTCATTCTTGCCGCGGCCATTCAAGAAACGCAGGCAGACACTATGGTGACTGGCACTGTCTTCTGTGATCAATGCAAAGACGGACAGAGATCCCTTCTCGATTATCCTGTTAATG GTGCAAAAGTAACTCTGTCCTGTGCTGACAGTAATGGGCAAATTATAATGTCAAGagaagaaacaaccaattggTTTGGAAGCTATACGATGAGGTTTGATGGTGCACCCGACTTGAGTGGTTGTTCTGCCCATGTCTCAGGAAGTGGGCAAGGGTCAATGGGTTGTGGTGAAGGGGCTGGTCCTTCCCAAAATCCTAAACTCATGTTTAGGATGTTTGACATGGAGATGTATACGGTGGATTCTCTCCTTGCTCAGCCTTCACAGCCCATGCAGTACTGTTCAAGATCTTCCAACCCAGTGCCAGCACCAGTCACGCCACCCAAGTCTACTCCACCTTTCAAGCTACCTCCAGTGCCAGAACTCCCTCCATTACCATCACTACCACCACTACCATCACTACCACCCTTACCACCAATGATCTTTGCAGAAGCTTCAGCATGTCCATCAGA GAAGTGGACAATGTCAGAATACAAATGCTACTGGAGGGGTGTGAACCGGGACACTAAAGTAGCACTGGCTTTTGGAATGGTTGCGGCAAGGAGGTATGGAACAGACATTACACTGTGGCATGGGTTGCAAGGAAAAGGAGACCCTTACAGGACTCTTCTCCGAGAAGGGATCACTGCCCTTCTTAACTCCTATAACAGCTTGCAATTCTCTTATCACCCTATTGGGGTGGTCGAACACATGAACTTGGCTTTGATGGGTTCAAATAGGAGTGTCCTTCTTACTGCCCTAcgcttcaagagggccaattcTGGTGCTGGGAATGTCACCTGCAAATTCACCACTTGCAAATAA
- the LOC137822652 gene encoding probable magnesium transporter NIPA6 isoform X1 produces MNEGIYCREAEYDAGSFGRGNDEKVVSPFGEKRVTVTAMGIAENSKGLVLAVASGVFIGASFILKKKGLKQAATHGTRAGIGGYSYLLQPFWWAGMVTMFIGEVANFVAYIYAPALLVTPLGALSIIVSAVLAHFLLKEKLQQMGILGCVFCIVGSVLIVIHAPQEHALNSVQEIWDLATQPLFLVYVTVTVSVILALILHFEPRYGQKNMLVYLGICSLMGSLTVMSTKAIGIAIKLTLEGISQITYPQTWFFLTVAVICIITQLNYLNKALDTFNTAIVSPLHYVMFTTLTIIASVIMFKDWSGQSASSIASEICGFIIVLSGTILLHATREREQSNMRGTRSLTWYIGEDLVKDIEDERLNLIIHGSDYGE; encoded by the exons ATGAATGAAGGCATATATTGTCGCGAAGCAGAGTATGACGCAGGAAGCTTCGGAAGAGGAAATGATGAAAAAGTGGTGAGCCCCTTCGGTGAGAAGAGAGTGACAGTGACAGCGATGGGGATTGCAGAGAACTCAAAGGGTTTGGTTCTTGCCGTCGCATCGGGTGTGTTCATAGGGGCAAGCttcattttgaaaaagaaaggCCTTAAGCAAGCTGCTACACATGGCACTCGCGCAG GAATTGGCGGCTATTCTTATCTACTACAGCCTTTTTGGTGGGCTGGCATGGTTACAA TGTTTATTGGGGAGGTTGCAAATTTTGTGGCTTATATATATGCTCCTGCACTTCTCGTTACTCCCCTTGGCGCACTAAGTATTATTGTCAG TGCTGTTTTGGCCCACTTCTTGCTGAAGGAAAAGCTTCAGCAGATGGGGATTTTGGGATGTGTGTTCTGCATCGTGGGCTCAGTTCTCATTGTCATCCATGCACCTCAAGAGCACGCTTTGAATTCTGTACAAGAAATATGGGATCTCGCCACTCAACCTT tATTTCTTGTTTATGTGACGGTAACAGTGTCGGTAATTTTAGCCTTGATTTTGCATTTTGAACCTCGCTATGGTCAGAAAAATATGCTGGTCTACTTGGGAATTTGTTCATTGATGGGCTCACTTACG GTTATGAGCACAAAAGCCATAGGAATTGCAATCAAGCTTACATTAGAAGGAATAAGTCAAATAACGTATCCTCAAACTTGGTTTTTTCTTACCGTGGCTGTCATATGTATCATTACACAGTTGAACTACCTGAACAAG GCACTGGATACGTTCAACACAGCTATTGTCTCTCCCCTACATTATGTCATGTTCACAACTCTGACTATTATTGCTAGTGTGATCATGTTTAAG GATTGGTCTGGTCAAAGTGCAAGCAGCATAGCCTCTGAGATATGTGGATTTATCATTGTTCTTTCAGGAACAATCTTATTGCACGCGACAAGAGAACGAGAACAATCTAACATGCGAGGTACAA GATCCTTAACATGGTACATTGGTGAAGACTTGGTGAAGGACATTGAAGATGAACGCCTGAACCTTATTATACACGGTTCAGATTACGGTGAATAG
- the LOC137822652 gene encoding probable magnesium transporter NIPA6 isoform X2, with protein sequence MNEGIYCREAEYDAGSFGRGNDEKVVSPFGEKRVTVTAMGIAENSKGLVLAVASGVFIGASFILKKKGLKQAATHGTRAGIGGYSYLLQPFWWAGMVTMFIGEVANFVAYIYAPALLVTPLGALSIIVSAVLAHFLLKEKLQQMGILGCVFCIVGSVLIVIHAPQEHALNSVQEIWDLATQPLFLVYVTVTVSVILALILHFEPRYGQKNMLVYLGICSLMGSLTVMSTKAIGIAIKLTLEGISQITYPQTWFFLTVAVICIITQLNYLNKALDTFNTAIVSPLHYVMFTTLTIIASVIMFKDWSGQSASSIASEICGFIIVLSGTILLHATREREQSNMRGSLTWYIGEDLVKDIEDERLNLIIHGSDYGE encoded by the exons ATGAATGAAGGCATATATTGTCGCGAAGCAGAGTATGACGCAGGAAGCTTCGGAAGAGGAAATGATGAAAAAGTGGTGAGCCCCTTCGGTGAGAAGAGAGTGACAGTGACAGCGATGGGGATTGCAGAGAACTCAAAGGGTTTGGTTCTTGCCGTCGCATCGGGTGTGTTCATAGGGGCAAGCttcattttgaaaaagaaaggCCTTAAGCAAGCTGCTACACATGGCACTCGCGCAG GAATTGGCGGCTATTCTTATCTACTACAGCCTTTTTGGTGGGCTGGCATGGTTACAA TGTTTATTGGGGAGGTTGCAAATTTTGTGGCTTATATATATGCTCCTGCACTTCTCGTTACTCCCCTTGGCGCACTAAGTATTATTGTCAG TGCTGTTTTGGCCCACTTCTTGCTGAAGGAAAAGCTTCAGCAGATGGGGATTTTGGGATGTGTGTTCTGCATCGTGGGCTCAGTTCTCATTGTCATCCATGCACCTCAAGAGCACGCTTTGAATTCTGTACAAGAAATATGGGATCTCGCCACTCAACCTT tATTTCTTGTTTATGTGACGGTAACAGTGTCGGTAATTTTAGCCTTGATTTTGCATTTTGAACCTCGCTATGGTCAGAAAAATATGCTGGTCTACTTGGGAATTTGTTCATTGATGGGCTCACTTACG GTTATGAGCACAAAAGCCATAGGAATTGCAATCAAGCTTACATTAGAAGGAATAAGTCAAATAACGTATCCTCAAACTTGGTTTTTTCTTACCGTGGCTGTCATATGTATCATTACACAGTTGAACTACCTGAACAAG GCACTGGATACGTTCAACACAGCTATTGTCTCTCCCCTACATTATGTCATGTTCACAACTCTGACTATTATTGCTAGTGTGATCATGTTTAAG GATTGGTCTGGTCAAAGTGCAAGCAGCATAGCCTCTGAGATATGTGGATTTATCATTGTTCTTTCAGGAACAATCTTATTGCACGCGACAAGAGAACGAGAACAATCTAACATGCGAG GATCCTTAACATGGTACATTGGTGAAGACTTGGTGAAGGACATTGAAGATGAACGCCTGAACCTTATTATACACGGTTCAGATTACGGTGAATAG
- the LOC137822850 gene encoding protein transport protein SEC23 D-like, which yields MSSFVDLALPTQESAKEAAMLACPVYVVAVNLSSSEEFLELTKSALLAAMEGIMLTTPLHLHLKHLDQQLHGREPRQQVKDWMVF from the exons ATGTCCTCTTTCGTAGATCTCGCATTGCCTACGC AGGAATCGGCGAAGGAAGCGGCAATGCTGGCATGTCCGGTATATGTTGTTGCTGTTAACTTGTCCT CTTCTGAGGAGTTTCTAGAACTTACCAAAAGTGCACTGTTGGCTGCTATGGAAGGTATTATGTTGACCACACCATTGCATCTGCACTTGAAACACTTAGACCAACAACTTCATGGAAGAGAACCACGGCAGCAGGTCAAGGATTGGATGGTGTTCTGA